A portion of the Drosophila innubila isolate TH190305 chromosome 3L unlocalized genomic scaffold, UK_Dinn_1.0 0_D_3L, whole genome shotgun sequence genome contains these proteins:
- the LOC117787481 gene encoding uncharacterized protein LOC117787481 — protein sequence MKLTVVFLLLHLAHYISCEKAYVVSNEQLEAFEGDSESLVSFETLRTIGEERALNGSFVFKGEMNNDDFKVSVELYSSPQMDGDYKRIVFDVPPTNICDCFKKFYVQFVQPSVQQGDVTNFPLVDEDSCPIPQGDFFIKTLIFNTEDWPDQVPRGLVKAIITFWKAGENVGGLIVVVRIEDRQS from the exons ATGAAGTTGACAGTGGTTTTTCTATTACTCCACTTAGCGCACTACATTTCG TGCGAGAAAGCCTATGTGGTTTCAAATGAGCAACTGGAGGCCTTTGAGGGCGATTCCGAATCGCTGGTCTCATTTGAAACCCTGCGGACAATCGGGGAGGAACGTGCCCTCAATGGCTCCTTTGTCTTCAAAGGGGAAATGAACAACGATGATTTTAAGGTGTCAGTGGAACTTTACTCCAGTCCCCAAATGGATGGCGATTATAAGCGCATAGTGTTCGATGTGCCACCGACAAACATTTGCGATTGCTTCAAGAAGTTCTATGTGCAGTTTGTGCAGCCTTCTGTTCAGCAAGGAGACGTTACCAATTTCCCACTTGTCGATGAAGACAGCTGTCCCATTCCGCAAGGAGACTTCTTTATCAAGACCTTGATTTTCAACACCGAAGATTGGCCAGATCAAGTGCCTCGAGGTCTGGTCAAAGctataattacattttggaAAGCTGGGGAAAATGTAGGTGGACTAATTGTGGTTGTAAGGATTGAGGATCGTCAGAGTTAA